aaaaaaaatgtaaaaaatcaaaaagaaaagatgAAATGATCTTGGAGTCCCTTACACTTGACTCGAATTATGAAATCCACCCTTCTAATCTATAAAGTTTCAATTAGCCACTTAAACTCGaacaaaatatgaattttcagGCTCTTTAATCATTGATCGAGCTTATATAGCATTAGTTTAGTTGTGTTGATAAAGTGCATGTTATACATGCCAAATAAAAGTGTGGATTGATTTAAAAGCTTactataattaaataaaaagtaaaaaaaaaaaaagataaccTACTTAAAAGACAAAAGgcgaaaaaaaaaactcttcaaaATTCACGCACTCACCCCTTCTAGAAAATAGCACACAGCCCACCCGCTATATCACTATCATTTTCAATATCAATTATTCTTTTTTGTAATCTCACTTTCCCTCAtctttcaaataaaaattatacatTTATCAAAAatccaacaacaaaaataattggagaaaaaaatttcaaattgaaaACTCAGATCGAAAAATGGATttgtatcaaatcaaaaatatatattgaagaAGCTGCTAATAATTCTCTTCTTATCTTTTTAGAAGTAAATTTTTTAACGAAACAAAGAACATTGTTTCATTTCTCTTCTTAAATTATAGATACATTTTTGAGATTTCTACCATTTCTTgatcttttcttctttcaaactccattttttctttaattttcaaaCTTTCAGGTGTCAAGTTTAGTATTTGTAGTAGTGGGGTGTGAGTGCTTTCCATTGACGCTAGTAATTGTTCTGATGAAATTGTAAGATCAAATGAGATTGTTAATAAACTTGCTTTTGGATTAGGGTTCGTAAGTGTGGTTTAGAACCTTGAAATAGTGGAGAAACAAGGTGAAAATCATTTATACTTATTtgttcaataaaataaaataaatgaataattaCAGTAGATGGTCATTCgttattttaattatcaaaaaattatcGTTAGGTGTATATTAATGCATATTCGGTATAAATTCATGTATACTCgttgtatatttcatgtatagaatGTATTATAACGTGTATTCAGTGTATATCTCAtttataagtaatctatattatATGTCAAGATCCAAAAATCGAAGTCAGGATGGCACACATTTCGATCCCAACCCGATGTGTAAACCTaaagagtaaaactcatatgagACTTCCAAAGGAGAAGTCAGGCCACAATCCAAacgaaagaaaaaataataaagaaaatactcCAAAAACtaggtgtcataagtataaaaagcATCTATTACACGATTTGAATCTGTTTATATTACAAGAGtctctaaataaaataaagactaaaatgAAGGATAGAACTAATGCCGATCCAGATCCCAAGGTCTCACCACTAATTTGAGAATGAAATGTTCACAAGGAAATCAATTGTCATGCGAAATATCTGGACTAGGATCTGTATCAAAaaggacacagaagtagggggtgagtacaatccacatgtactcaataggttaagctgactgagtataagaattaatcaaacctataaaataaattaaggaaCACTTcaacctgcatacagaaaagtcccattTCGGCTATGGTACcttcaatttatatagaacggcgCGATTAAGATAAACACATAAGTACAGTTTGTATCACAAGTAATCAGCTAAGTCAAGTATCACAGATGTCAATGCAATACCATGCAATAAGATAATGCCATAATAtggtggtatggtggaatcaaggttgtcgcacaacctgtcatATACACCTATCGAACTAAGGCTTCCAGATAAAGACCCATAGGAGACTCAcagtccatataccaaatcacaatgtcaatatctcatcaacttttCACCTAGCTCTTGGTCAAAGATATAAAAAGGTGCCTTCTCAAAAAATCTTTCACAATTCTCCACTTCCTAAAATCAATGTTGTaatgaatgaaaatgaatacATCACAATACACATGGCATGGAAGAATTTTTCAACTCAACATATATATCCAAGGTTCAAGTTCTCtaaacttaacctaaacatgatattcaccctcaatagatacaaCTCACTACTCAATCATACTCAAAAccctcaactcaatctctcaggcgaaCATTTCAAGTCGAACAACCTTCTCACATCTCTAACACAGTTAAGTCATGAATTACACATTCCCAACACTAATAAGATAGCAAATAAGGGCCCTACATGGGCTACACAGTATAAATAAGCCCTCACGCGGGCATCACAAGTAATTAAAAGTCTCAATCTAATCCacgaccccatcccaaagtctgtAACATAGGACTAACTAATTACCTCAACCCAGTCTTAAGAAGGATATCTAAACCTACTTCTATTGCCGAAACCACACTCGAACACTTCTACCGAATGATCAACCCTCGAATTTAATGCCCAAATTGACACCCCACTagcaagaatgaaacatacatatTACAaggaatccaatgacacccacaTTGATAGTTTCAGAACTAAGGGTAGAATGGTCTAAAAGttgattaattttgaaaaatgtcaaatctaaaaaattctttcaaaaacaTGTTCTACTTGACGAGGggagtttgtgggtgaaaaccCCATAGAAATAGGCCAAGAAACGAGGTAGAAATCAATGAAAAACCAAAGTTGAAACTTAAGAACAAAATTCCCAAAATCTCATTTTAAAACTAGACTTCTCAATGATTTAGAAAGAGGAATTTGTAAATAACTGATGTAGGACTGAAAAAGAAACTTACCCACACAaaatttttcaagaacttgatCCAAAATTGCCTCTCctagagctcaaaatgagtgGAATTTTGGAAATGGGGACTAATTCTCGACATAACATTGTTTTGGCACAAATTGTGCATTGCGATCGTGAAGCACTGAGAAGCAACCCTTCGCAATCGTGTGACAAGGATCACGATCGCGAAGAATGAAAAATGGTAGGTCGCGATCGCGGGGAATATTTCGCCATCGCAAACAACAAAGTGACCTTCCCCAGAAACCAGAAACTGCAGATTTGGCAAGTCCAAAAATGTTTTCTCTATTGGACCCTCGAAAATCATTCGGAATTTCatacacacaaaccatatatgcactcctatcaaaaagatcaaaatgcctcggaactttcaaaaattataatgaaGCCTCTCCTAGACCTAAAATCACCCACTGAAACCAACAGAATTATCAAAAACTCAAACCGAGTCCGAACTCGAATTGTTGATCAAAATCAAACTTAGTTTATTTAAAACCAAACTTTCCAATTTAAAACCTCAAATCCACATATTAACCCCAAATTTGATTCCAACAATACTTCTAGACTAATTTCcccattccggagctgatggaactgatgGAATTCCGTTCAGAGACCCGTAGCTTCGGTTGATACCGAAAACCACATTTAGAACAACATAGccctctaaaactcaaaaattcactCAAATCACAATCTTTTAAGAATTTACCAAAACCAATGGCACAAACCAATTCATTAACACCCGAAAAAACTaacgagaggggtaaaatgatagttttctcaagaatttttgaaaatgaccctcaaggtcattacaagtcagtgtatactttttatgacttttgacaaactatattatatagtcactttatattttctatgatttttggctattttttatatagataaaacatgactatatttattataaactaattagtttattgtatatatttgaaatagtttctaaaataaatatataaaaattattgtgattatttaattaatgagaTAAATATGACATGCCTTAATGTTTTTTAACATGAATATAATGTATCAACCATGTCAGATTGAGTGAGGAACACATAGCGACAAAGGGgtttaaaattcttcttttattcaaATAAAAGTGTTTAGatgaaatttaataaaataaattgattaaatcataattaaagcCAAATATAAgaatttctcaaatttttccggcaaaagaaaaaaaatcatttaatatGTTGGGGAATGTATGATTGACAATAAGAAAATTGGCAGAGTACCGATATAAGATCTGACCGTCTTCTTGTAGAAATCATGTGGACCGTAATTGGCTTAACAGTCACCAATAATGTTATTTGTCCAAGTTGAGCAATCCTAAACGGCGGAACCCGACCCGGATCCGAATCCTCTATTGCAGTACATCGTGCTTCCTCTCTTCTACACCCAATTTCATCTCTCTCAATCGCCGGTCGCCGACAATAAAGGTTCCTTCTTTCTCTGAATCATTGTTTTTTCTTACTTGGAAATGCGATCTATAGAGCTGAAGAGGTGACTTTACTGGTTCAATGCTTCATCTTTGAAAGATGTGCAGATTTTGTAGAAGAACAGAACAGTGTTGAAGCTACtcattaaacaaaaaaaaggaaaaaagattaCAACTTGTTTATAGCAGATTTAGAGATGAGTAGCTTTACAGAATTTTCCTGCTTTATACTGTTTCACACCTCAGTTTCTATTAGTTATCTGTGTATACTTCAATTTCGTTTAGGAAATTACATAAGATAATTTCGTGGCTACTTCTGTTTTTGtctaaattatgaataaaaCAATGAAATTTTCACACTTTATTGGTTTCTGTTCATCAAATCTGCAAAGAATTACTTATTATGTTTTACTCTATCTTGaacatcattttttaaaaaaaaatgaagcatCATATGATTTTTCTCTTAGTGGAGTTTCCCATTGGTTTACATATTATTAAGATTTTTCCACATGTGAGTTTGGCAATAGAATGCTTGGATTGACTTTTGTTGCTTTGCGATGAGTAAATGAATCGTCTTAAAGtttgatttttcttctcttatttgCTTTTACTTTTTAGTTAGtataacatcaacaacaacatacccagcgAAATTTCataagtggggtttggggagagTATAGTGTACGCTATCACTGCCTCACAGAGgtagaggttgtttccgaaagaacCTTAATTTTTAGTTAGTAAAGCTTCCAAATGGTGACTACCAGTGGCGTTTGTTTGTGGAATTTAAAGTTGGTTTttctttgagtttttgaagttgcAAAACTATTGTTTGAACTTCAAGGTTTTAAAATAATGGTTTTAAAATTGTTCCGAATGAAGTTTCTTCAAATCCTCAACTTCCAttcacaaaagaagaaaaaaaaaactttcagtTCACAGATTTTCAACTCCCACAAAAAATTTTCATAAAGAACTATTGGCCTGTTAAGCCATCGATAGTACAGTAACTGTAATTACCGAACTTCAATATTTGCAAAACTGTGGGCTTATTTACCATTTCAGCCAATGAAATCTTGGGTTTTTAgtgaaatattatttgaactttGTGAAGTATTATAATAGTCATTGAAGGTGTAATGCAAGTTAAATACTGATAACAGAAGGGGGTGTATTCAAAGTTAATTCTGGTTTTCACTCACAAATTTTCAACTCTCACAATTTCATTCAAGTGAAGTCATGTCCATGCAGGGTTCAACTTTCACAGACTCTTTCCGGTTTTAGCTTCAAATCTCTTTTTTTCAAACTTCAACTCAAATATCGCCCAAACCCCTATACGACAATCCAAACACAGTTTCAATTTCCACAAACTTATTCCCGCTTCAACTTCGAATAATTTTTTCCATCTTCAGCTGTAATTGTTGTCCAGTGAGAGATGATAATTTTGATGTTGCTGACCTTTTACTCTTATTTCTTTGCATCAATCCGTGCCAGCCTATTTTCCCATTTTGTCTTTTATTAGTTATTTGGTTGTCCAATTGAAGTCAATAATCCAGAAAGTTTTACAAAAATGGCAGATAGATGCATCAAGTCGATATTGATCATGAGCGAGACACCATGGAGCAACCTCCTTCCCCTGCTGCAGAACAAACCCAACTCGAGAGGCGAAAAGGGACATTGGCTTCCAAGGTGGGAAATGTTTTCCTTACACTTCCATTAGGCTTATATTTGATGTCATTTGATAGTTTTTGTGTACAAGTATGTGCCTGCACTCTCTTATGAAATTCAATAAACTGTTACAAGCTTATACATGTGAAAACGCATTGACCCCTGCTGTTGAAGGAAGTTAATAATATTCGAAGCTGCAGgtaaatttcttttgaactaATTAGGTGTTTAAAGGCTAATAAAAAATGGAACTGCGTGAGATGGAGGCTTCTCAGAAGTTTGGATTAAAAAGAGGCTAGTATGCCTGAAATGCAATTTATAGCATGCTTGCTTCCATGGACATTAAGGTGTCACTTTGACTAATTCCTTGTAATAAAGAAATGGTTAGATTAATGTTTGTAGGTTGCATTTAGGTTCTATACTATgacctatgttgctcggactctttaAAAATAATGACAGGTGCGTGTTGGATTCTCCTAAAGTAGttcatttttgaagaatccgaCACAGGTGCAACATCAGttttggagagtccgagcaacatagctaAAGACACTGACGTGGATTTTCACGTGGAtggaaagtaaaataaatagcACCTAAATCTTAATATTGAAGACTCAAAACATGCTAAGCTTCAATCTTCATTGTGGGGAATAAAATCGTAGATGTTTACCTTTTCCTTCTGAATGTCCCGCATATTTTCAGCTTGTATTTTGGCTTGAACTCCTCTTGAACCTAAAGTGCTTTAGTATAATTGTAACTTGCAGTCCTGACATGTCTCTGTTTTCATAATTAGATAAGGAAGAAGAAAGGAAGAAGTATTCTCTTCCACCACTgcataaaatcttttaaaattgaACATAATTAAGGTTTGAAACACCTTTTACTGAAAGATTCATAGGTTGCTCAATGCTATGAAATATTTTCCACTTGGTCTTTTCTGCCattagtttcttctcttcctcctcACCAAATTTTGCGCAAGTAGTACATTTCCTATCAATTTATCATGCGTCAACTGAAGAACCCTTGACCTCTATAGGAAAAATTGAAGTCTTAGCAGCAAAGGTGCCTTTATCCAGTAAACTGATTACCACAAGATCAACTTACAGTTTTTTTCAGAGAGATTTTAGCTTTTCTTTCTCCTTCTATTTAATGTTGATAACTTTTATGAAAGATAATTCAATCGTTGCAGCTCTTGTACTTGGAGAAAATAGGAGGAAAAATAGGTTGGGATGAATAAGGTCTTTCCAATATCCCAAATAGCTGTGGTGGTATCTCTTGAATTTTTTAATTAGTATCATGATATTTGTCTATTGCTCCTAAATCTAAAactaaaatcatcaaaacaagCTTCTAAAACTTCATTCAGTTTGAACTAAAGATATTCCTTTTCCTTCCACATGAAATAGTTTGAACTGATGTGGAATGAACTTCAGTTATTTATTAGAGCTtttcttcttgaattttttgCTCAATTGACTTCCTAAAAGTAAAGATTCTCCATTTTTCTGTTCTTCACCTTattaaaagaaggaaaatttGGCATACTTCCGAAAAAAGTAGGATACTGTCTTGGAGATATCTCCCTTATATGTGTCCAAGTCCTAATTAATTTTAGGCTCTTCCTGGTATTCCCCAAGTAACTGTATAATAGGCTTGATATGATGCTTAAAGATTTAAGGTATTTAAAACTTGCCTACTGAAGCTCCTctagtaactggtaaagttgctgccatgtgaccaggaggtcatgggttcaaaccttggaaacagcctctggcagaaatgcaaggtaaggctgcctacaatagacccttgtctTCGGGCCCtttcccggaccctgcgcatagcgggagctttagtgcaccgggctgccctacTGAAGCTCCTCTAACTTGCATATATGAACTTACGCTCCCCCCCCCCTCCTTCCCCCCTCCGTCCCAGTTTCCATACATTCATACGAAAAAAATCCAGATTCCATTTTTGGTTTTTCCACTAGTCTGTCCCTTCTTCTGTCATCATGTATCTCTATCCAAGAAGAAATTTGTTGCTAGCCTCATTACTATTTGTGCCTCTGCACAAAAGcttcaaaaatatgataaactACAAGCAAGCAACACGAGTCAGCAAGCTCAACTTGCACCATTGCCTTCACCAAATACAATCAGTTGTCATTGATCTTTATAAGTGCCTTAGTCACAAAAATGAAGCTTCAACAGTGGGACCATCATTTATTCTTTATACTCTTAGGTGTCGCTTAGAATGATAGTTTAAACAACCTACATTGAGAAAAATTGGAACTGACACACTTAATGGAAAATGAAGGTGGGAAAGGAAACCTTAAAATTGAGattctttttagaaaaattagaaGCTGAAGATCTTTCCCTCAACTGAACCTTGTATTCCTTCTACATAATTTTCAGGCCATGAGATTTCTATTAGATCTACTAGTAAAATATACTATATGCTTAAAGACGTTTCTAGTGTTTGCATTCGTTATAGTCTGCCTTTATATCTCCATGAAGCATATATATTCTGGACCTGGATTCTTTTTGGGGAAAGTGAATCTGTTGTGAGGGAGTTCTATTGGATCTGTGTTTTTCTCTAGCTGCTGATTGTGTAGGAGACAAGCTCATGCCTTGGATCTTTTGACTTGCAGTTTATGCTGGTGAATATTTCCACTAATCTACTATTGGCTTACCAAAGTCTGGGGGTGGTATATGGAGATCTGAGCACTTCTCCACTTTACGTCTATAGGAGTATCTTTGTGGGAAAGTTGCAAAATTATCAGACTTCAGAAGCAATATTTGGTGCATTTTCTCTGATCTTCTGGACAATTACACTCATTCCTTTGCTCAAATATGTATTTGTTGTATTAAGTGCAGATGATAATGGTGAAGGTATGTTTAAAAGGGACTCTAAATTGATCAATACTTATGGAATAATACTAATACCTGATGATGTGTTGCCAAATATCATAGGAGGTACATTTGCTCTTTACTCTCTGCTGTGCAGACATGCAAAGTTTAGTCTACTTCCCAACCAACAGGCCGCAGATGAGGAGCTATCTGCTTACAAATATGGCTTTTCTGGGCAGTCGACATCATGCTTACCATTGAAGAGATTTCTCGAGAAGCACAAGAAGTCACGTACAATACTGCTTATTGTTGTATTGCTAGGTGCTTGTATGGTCATAGGAGATGGTGTTCTGACTCCTGCAATGTCAGGTAGACAATACTAACAATAGATGCCTCCTTATATGGCATTTAGCCGGTTGCCTTTTGAATTTGCTTCTGTCAAATGTTAGATAGTAGACTTTCAACTTTGGTAATATAATAAGTAACACCTTATAATGCATATGGTGCCATCAGATATTCCATGATAAAAATTATTCCACAAAGTGGATACTTGAAGTCATAGAACTCGCAGTTGAATTTAATTCTATCTTTTAGCTATGAAATGCTTTACTTTGGCAGTTATATCATCAATGTCAGGGATCCAAGCTGCTACTGAACACCTATCTCATGGTAGGTATACTTTGATATACACCTTTGCAAAAAATGATAACTTTTTAAAGTAGTCAACATCTTACTTAAGTCTGAGGCATTGACCATTCATGCATCTTTCCTCGTAGGTGGTGTGCTTATTCTCTCGTGCATAATATTGGTTGGCCTATTTGCCTTGCAGCATTCTGGAACCCACAGGGTTGGATTCTTGTTTGCTCCTATAGTGACTATTTGGTTGATATCTATATTTCTCATTGGGCTGTATAATACTATATTTTGGAATCCCAAAATTGTGTCTGCTCTTTCTCCATATTATATCTTCAAGTTCTTTAAGGAAACTGGGAAGGATGGTTGGGTTTCCCTAGGAGGTGTTCTCCTCTCAATTGCAGGTACAATACATTTATTGACtctaatttattaattattattcaaGTATGCCTCATAGAAGCCTTTTCGTGGAATTTCTTACTATTTGATGAAGGAGATGATATCAAAATCTCGTAGAGTTAGAACCCGGTTTGTAATTCATATTTCTACCATCAGGTACTGAAGCTATGTTTGCAGATCTTGGTCATTTCACTGCCACCTCAATGAGGGTAAGTCCAGCATTTTGCAGAAACAAACACATAAAAATTATCCTTCAGGGAGACTGTTCTGTTCTAATTCTCTATTAGCCTAGcaagtatgtttttttttttctagaagatCCTGAATGCAGATTAAACTAGTTGGATTATGCAGCAACAGATAGTAACATGTTTTAGGTGCATGTGTACAGCAGGCTATAAGTCATCACGACATTGGGAATATGAGATTCCAAAATCCATTTTGTATTAAATAAATAGGGTTACAACTATTGAGACTCTGATTTTGTTGTATTCTATTTTTTAAGCATATAGGAACTTAAACAACaatattcaagaaaattcgcAATCCATCTGAAGTAGCTTTGAAGAATACTGTCTAAGATTTGGAAatcatatttaattattaaaaatataatatttggaaTCCATAGTGAGTGGAAACATACAGACATGGACATTGGAGCCAAATGATTCTTATTCCACAGAACGAGCAAACTGTCCTAGTGGTTGGCAGATTATAGTGCATATTTCTTTCAATATCTACTGAATGCTTGGATTCGAGGAACTCATGTTGACTGAAATTTATTTTCCTTATGCAGATTGCATTTCCATTTCTTGTATACCCTTGCTTGGTGGTACAGTACATGGGTCAGGCTGCTTTTCTGTCCAAAAACATCGATTCAATTCCAAATAGTTTCTATAATTCAGTACCCGGTTGGTTCTCTTTTCAGTTATTAGTCTGATTATTCTCAAGATTGttgaaaaatttaaattcaatcCTACTAACTGGTGCTCTTTGCTTCTCTTGCAGACAGTGTATATTGGCCTGTCTTTGTGATTGCTACCCTTTCAGCCATTGTTGGCAGTCAGGCTGTAATCACTGCTACATTCTCCATTGTGAAGCAATGTAATGCACTGGGTTGCTTCCCACGAGTCAAGATTGTACACACGTCAAAGCATATTAAAGGGCAGATCTATGTCCCAGAAATAAATTGGATCCTAATGATTTTGACCCTTGCTGTGGCTGTTGGGTTTCAAGACACCACTTTAATTGGAAATGCATATGGTAAGCCTATTAGTCTTTTGACAATCTATATTCTGTATGACTGCCTTCTTACATTTCATTCCCGTAGAAAGTAGAGTAAACCCCGTTATATGATATCCACGCTATCTCAATTGTATCACTGTCAAAagtaattgattttttcttatgcATCTGTGGTAGTATTATATTTATAGTATGCAGATGTAGAAATGGACTCTGACAAATCCAACGTTAAGCTGTCCATTGTGCCTGAGCTAAAATGTTTACTAAAATGTTCACAAGTAATTCTATTTGCCAAATATTTCTGTTTTCatgattttgtatttgtttcCTCAAACATGCTACTAGGACTCTCCTTGTCCCTTTTTCAGTGTAttaattctttttctaaaatCCTGATGAAAACAAAAACATATGAAATTGGGATGATGAATAGTGTGCACATGAAGGAATCTAAGATTTCATGATATATTAACAAAAGAGAGCATACCAACCACCTATGTTGCTCGGAATATTTTAAAACGCTGACGGGTGTGTGTCAGATCCTCCTAAAGTAGcacatttttggagagtccgcTCCACATTCAACCATATGAGGTTTTGGGGGTTCAAGTCACAAAGGGAATTAAATGGTAAAGCAACTGTTGGGCTCCTAATTTTAGGTTTGcaatgtgtgtgtgtgtgtgtggtggtggtggtggtggtgtggGGGGTGGGGGATTCTATATCACCCAAAAAAGGACACCCTGTGGAAGTACCAGAGGGCCATGACGCTGATTCTCTTTCTGCATTACTGCAGTTTATGCTAATAATTCATGTTGCTGTTTATGTTCAAGCATTCAGTTTCAGAATTCTCTGTTTGGTTCTCTCTtatgaattaatttttctttcaggTCTAGCTTGCATGACAGTTATGTTTATCACGACATTTCTCATGGCGCTTGTCATAGTCTTTGTCTGGCAAAAAAATGTAGCACTTGCAACTTCctttctccttttattttggCTCATCGAAGGTGTCTACCTGTCTTCTGCGTTCATCAAGATTCCACAAGGAGGATGGGTCTCCCTTGTGCTCTCTTTTGCCTTCTTGACTATCATGTTTGTCTGGCACTATGGAACTCGCAAGAAGTACAACTTTGATCTGCACAATAAAGTTCCATTGAAATGGCTCCTTGGCTTGGGCCCCAGCCTTGGTATCGTTCGTGTGCCAGGGATAGGGCTGATATACTCTGAATTGGCAACAGGAGTTCCATCCATCTTTTCTCACTTTGTTACAAATCTCCCTGCATTTCACAGTGTGATGGTGTTTGTATGCGTCAAATCTGTTCCAGTACCATTTGTCTCACCTGAGGAGCGCTTCCTCGTTGGTCGCATTTGCCCAAGACCCTATCGCATGTACCGTTGCATTGTCAGATATGGTTATAAGGACATACAACGAGATGATGGGAACTTTGAGGACCTTCTCATCCAAAGTATAGCAGAGTTCATCCAAATGGAAGCTGTAGAACCACAACTGTCAAGCTCTGAGAGTCCATCATTTGATGGAAGGATGGCAGTTATAAGCACGAGAAGTGTACAGTCTGGCTCAACATTACTCGTCTCAGAGGAGGATTTTGGTATTAGTAACTCCATTCAAAGCAGCAAATCTTTAACCCTCCAAAGTCTAAGATCTGCTTGTGATGATGAGAACCCACAGATGAGGAGGCGCCGAGTAAGGTTTCGCTTGCCAGAAAACCCTGGCATGGATCCAGCTGTTAGGGATGAGCTTTCAGATCTAATTGAGGCAAAAGAGGCAGGGGTTGCATATATAATGGGGCACTCTTACGTCAAGGCGAGGAGATCATCTTCTTTCATGAAGAAGATTGTTATTGACATTGGATATTCATTTCTGCGCAAGAACTGTAGGGGTCCTGCTGTGGCACTTAATATTCCTCACATTAGTCTCATTGAAGTTGGCATGATATACTATGTCTAGAGTTGCCCATGGACGAGTTTTTTATTTATCACACCTCTACAGTTGTTTCGTGCGGTGGCCTTATGGCTAATAATGTGATAAGATATGTTGGGGAACTCCATTTAGGTGTTCCCCATTCAGCACATTCGGTAGTTGTATGTATATAGCATGACTAGTTTCTCGATAATTTGCCAAA
This sequence is a window from Solanum dulcamara chromosome 10, daSolDulc1.2, whole genome shotgun sequence. Protein-coding genes within it:
- the LOC129904929 gene encoding potassium transporter 4-like codes for the protein MHQVDIDHERDTMEQPPSPAAEQTQLERRKGTLASKFMLVNISTNLLLAYQSLGVVYGDLSTSPLYVYRSIFVGKLQNYQTSEAIFGAFSLIFWTITLIPLLKYVFVVLSADDNGEGGTFALYSLLCRHAKFSLLPNQQAADEELSAYKYGFSGQSTSCLPLKRFLEKHKKSRTILLIVVLLGACMVIGDGVLTPAMSVISSMSGIQAATEHLSHGGVLILSCIILVGLFALQHSGTHRVGFLFAPIVTIWLISIFLIGLYNTIFWNPKIVSALSPYYIFKFFKETGKDGWVSLGGVLLSIAGTEAMFADLGHFTATSMRIAFPFLVYPCLVVQYMGQAAFLSKNIDSIPNSFYNSVPDSVYWPVFVIATLSAIVGSQAVITATFSIVKQCNALGCFPRVKIVHTSKHIKGQIYVPEINWILMILTLAVAVGFQDTTLIGNAYGLACMTVMFITTFLMALVIVFVWQKNVALATSFLLLFWLIEGVYLSSAFIKIPQGGWVSLVLSFAFLTIMFVWHYGTRKKYNFDLHNKVPLKWLLGLGPSLGIVRVPGIGLIYSELATGVPSIFSHFVTNLPAFHSVMVFVCVKSVPVPFVSPEERFLVGRICPRPYRMYRCIVRYGYKDIQRDDGNFEDLLIQSIAEFIQMEAVEPQLSSSESPSFDGRMAVISTRSVQSGSTLLVSEEDFGISNSIQSSKSLTLQSLRSACDDENPQMRRRRVRFRLPENPGMDPAVRDELSDLIEAKEAGVAYIMGHSYVKARRSSSFMKKIVIDIGYSFLRKNCRGPAVALNIPHISLIEVGMIYYV